Proteins from a single region of Bifidobacteriaceae bacterium:
- a CDS encoding ABC transporter ATP-binding protein: MSEVTASDTVRPDEDRRVLTVSGLSVEFAIKGAHGRKARLRAVDDVSFDLRAAEVIGLVGESGSGKTTTGRALMRLVEPKAGRVILAGRDITNLSQRQLRRYRRHVQMVFQDPMASLDPSMVIGDSVAEPLIVHERLSRQARDAKVGELLYQVGLSPALSGRYPYELSGGQRQRVSIARAIAVRPDVLVCDEALSALDVSAQNGIIRLLDELRENLSTALVFISHDLSVVRNLADTVAVMYLGQVVESGPTERVYHEPAHPYTRALLSAVPVPNPEIQKTRQRIRLLGEPPDPANPPPGCAFGPRCANAIDICHTSPPPQVAAACGVTVRCHLTQGTARPADPRLSQMSREKL; this comes from the coding sequence ATGAGCGAAGTGACAGCGAGCGACACGGTCCGACCTGACGAAGACCGCCGGGTCCTGACTGTCTCGGGCCTAAGTGTGGAGTTTGCAATCAAGGGAGCACATGGCCGCAAAGCGAGGCTCCGGGCGGTTGACGACGTGAGTTTCGACCTTCGAGCCGCTGAAGTCATCGGTCTGGTAGGAGAGTCCGGTTCAGGCAAAACAACGACCGGGCGGGCTCTCATGAGGTTGGTCGAGCCAAAGGCCGGCAGGGTCATACTGGCTGGACGAGACATCACCAACCTGTCCCAACGGCAGCTACGGCGCTATCGCCGGCATGTGCAGATGGTGTTCCAGGACCCGATGGCCTCCCTTGATCCCAGCATGGTAATTGGGGATAGCGTCGCTGAGCCGTTAATCGTACACGAACGACTCAGCCGCCAGGCAAGGGACGCCAAAGTGGGCGAGCTCCTTTACCAGGTAGGCCTGTCCCCGGCCCTATCCGGCCGCTACCCGTACGAACTGTCTGGGGGACAACGTCAACGCGTATCAATTGCGCGGGCTATTGCCGTCCGCCCAGACGTGCTGGTTTGCGACGAAGCCCTCAGCGCGCTGGACGTGTCCGCGCAGAACGGGATTATCCGTCTGCTTGACGAATTGCGCGAGAACCTAAGCACGGCGTTAGTCTTCATCAGCCACGATCTCTCGGTGGTTCGCAACTTGGCAGACACCGTGGCAGTCATGTACTTGGGACAGGTCGTGGAGTCAGGTCCCACGGAACGGGTCTACCATGAGCCGGCACATCCTTACACCAGGGCGCTCCTTTCCGCAGTGCCCGTGCCAAATCCTGAAATCCAGAAGACCCGGCAACGCATTCGGCTGCTTGGAGAGCCGCCCGATCCCGCAAACCCTCCTCCCGGCTGCGCGTTCGGTCCGCGGTGCGCCAACGCCATTGACATATGCCACACGAGCCCACCACCCCAGGTTGCTGCCGCCTGCGGCGTCACGGTGCGGTGCCACCTTACCCAAGGCACAGCGCGGCCAGCCGATCCGCGCCTTTCCCAGATGAGCCGCGAAAAGCTCTAG
- a CDS encoding MmgE/PrpD family protein, translating into MKDRTAEIAPTLLGSPPLTRTVAGIGPKVRLSEVPDRVIQRVKCCFLDWLGVAIAGSATEPTRILRNVVTRSAGDGTCCLLGDDFRMTGPVEAALINGLAGHEMDFDDVAIAIHPSADIMPASLAVAQDRDASGERFIEAVVTGQETSGRVERLVGYAHYDAGWHVTGTVGTFSAAAAAAKILGLDLAQIEMALGIAGTQAAGLRAVFGSMCKSFHAGKAASNGTLAALLAEAGFTSAPNILEAEYGFVWAESSRAQAEALNDYYGEQWVASAGPSGAEAALRPLGDPYLADEIIPKMWASCASAHSAIGAVELLREEHGIIMDQIQKVVAYIPPFALDHAGIENPRTGLEGKFSVRYAVTAALLGYDTMGAAFTDEAVNSPEAKEAIKCVQAVYAPSTTRNAPSEVHVTLKNGQRLVKSFDHHDHIAGWEKLSYKFNHIVPPITGPDVASRLEDAVFHLEGLASMRAITDILRDADIAATASPQGDTEDFQERGV; encoded by the coding sequence ATGAAGGATCGAACTGCCGAGATAGCGCCGACACTACTGGGGTCCCCGCCCTTGACGCGTACCGTCGCGGGAATTGGCCCCAAGGTCCGCCTGTCAGAAGTGCCAGACCGAGTCATTCAGCGGGTGAAGTGCTGCTTCCTTGATTGGCTAGGTGTAGCGATCGCTGGATCGGCGACCGAGCCGACCCGCATTCTCCGCAATGTCGTGACGCGTTCCGCTGGGGATGGAACCTGCTGCCTACTAGGCGACGATTTCCGCATGACCGGTCCAGTCGAAGCAGCCTTGATCAACGGGTTGGCCGGCCACGAAATGGACTTTGACGATGTCGCGATCGCTATACATCCTTCGGCGGACATTATGCCCGCGTCACTCGCCGTTGCGCAGGATCGAGACGCTTCCGGCGAGCGCTTCATCGAAGCAGTAGTCACAGGCCAGGAGACGAGCGGTCGAGTCGAACGCCTGGTCGGCTACGCTCACTATGATGCTGGTTGGCACGTGACGGGAACCGTTGGCACCTTCTCTGCTGCCGCAGCGGCCGCCAAGATTCTGGGATTGGATCTGGCGCAGATCGAAATGGCCCTTGGGATCGCTGGGACCCAAGCAGCGGGGCTGCGGGCTGTCTTCGGCTCAATGTGCAAGTCATTCCACGCGGGCAAAGCGGCGAGCAACGGAACCCTCGCCGCGCTGCTTGCCGAGGCGGGCTTCACATCAGCGCCAAACATACTCGAGGCGGAATACGGCTTCGTCTGGGCCGAATCATCCCGTGCCCAAGCCGAGGCCCTCAATGACTACTACGGCGAGCAATGGGTTGCCTCAGCGGGTCCTTCCGGTGCCGAAGCTGCCCTGCGTCCGCTCGGAGACCCATATCTGGCGGACGAGATAATCCCCAAGATGTGGGCATCCTGTGCCTCAGCACACTCGGCCATCGGAGCGGTTGAACTGCTCCGCGAGGAGCACGGCATCATAATGGATCAGATCCAAAAGGTTGTGGCATACATCCCGCCTTTCGCGCTCGACCACGCAGGGATTGAGAATCCTCGCACGGGCTTGGAAGGAAAGTTCAGCGTCCGATATGCGGTAACCGCTGCCCTTCTTGGCTACGACACGATGGGGGCAGCGTTTACAGATGAAGCCGTAAACTCCCCCGAGGCAAAGGAAGCCATCAAGTGCGTGCAGGCCGTTTATGCCCCCTCGACCACGCGGAATGCTCCGAGTGAGGTACACGTCACGCTGAAGAATGGCCAGCGCCTAGTCAAGTCCTTCGATCACCACGACCACATCGCAGGTTGGGAGAAACTCAGCTACAAATTCAACCACATTGTGCCCCCTATCACCGGGCCCGATGTGGCATCTCGGCTGGAAGACGCCGTCTTCCACCTTGAAGGCCTGGCATCGATGCGAGCAATAACCGATATTCTTCGGGATGCCGACATTGCCGCGACGGCTTCCCCCCAGGGGGACACGGAAGACTTCCAAGAGCGAGGTGTTTGA